One stretch of Nicotiana tabacum cultivar K326 chromosome 18, ASM71507v2, whole genome shotgun sequence DNA includes these proteins:
- the LOC107828523 gene encoding hydroxyproline O-galactosyltransferase GALT3-like — MKKYRPYGRRFIIPSFSCIIFLCVLASINEIGFDSFLKVGRCALSQATISSNSSSATNFLSVNSSSLSTNNEIRILIGILTLPDQYQKRHFLRLIYGTQPPIMGAKVDIKFVFCNLTKEDQKVLVALEIMRYDDIIILNCQENMNKGKTYTYFSSLPEIFSDQPYYPPYHYVMKADDDTYIRLENFVESLRTLPREDLYYGYVIPCPSMNPFVHYMSGMGYLVSWDIAEWIRDSNIPKNHLEGPEDKVFGEWLRDGHRGKHRYNAKWSMYNFPEPPTRCTHELWPDTIAVHLLKNQKKWIQTLTYFNVTRDLKPSKLYHIP, encoded by the coding sequence ATGAAGAAATACAGGCCATATGGTCGACGTTTCATCATTCCCTCATTTTCCTGTATTATTTTCCTTTGTGTTCTAGCTTCAATCAATGAAATCGGATTTGATAGCTTTTTGAAGGTTGGTAGATGTGCTTTATCACAAGCAACAATTAGTAGTAATTCTTCTTCTGCTACAAACTTTCTTAGTGTAAATTCCTCCTCCTTGTCCACCAATAACGAAATCCGAATTCTCATAGGAATTTTGACACTTCCTGATCAGTACCAAAAGCGACACTTCCTGCGTCTAATCTATGGAACACAACCTCCAATAATGGGTGCAAAAGTTGACATCAAGTTTGTGTTCTGTAATCTAACAAAAGAAGATCAAAAGGTATTAGTGGCACTTGAAATAATGCGTTACGACGATATCATCATCCTCAACTGCCAAGAAAATATGAACAAAGGTAAGACGTATACCTATTTTTCCAGCTTGCCAGAAATTTTTTCAGACCAGCCATATTATCCACCTTATCATTACGTGATGAAAGCCGACGATGACACGTACATAAGGCTCGAGAATTTTGTAGAATCCTTAAGGACATTGCCTAGGGAAGATTTGTACTACGGTTATGTTATTCCATGTCCTAGCATGAACCCTTTTGTGCACTACATGTCAGGCATGGGTTATTTAGTGAGTTGGGATATAGCAGAATGGATAAGAGATTCTAATATTCCTAAAAATCATTTAGAAGGGCCAGAAGATAAGGTTTTTGGAGAGTGGCTCCGAGATGGTCACCGGGGAAAACATCGATACAATGCCAAATGGTCTATGTACAATTTTCCCGAGCCGCCGACTAGATGTACGCACGAGCTGTGGCCGGACACTATTGCAGTTCATCTTCTGAAGAACCAAAAGAAGTGGATTCAGACACTTACTTATTTCAATGTCACTAGGGATCTTAAACCATCTAAGTTGTATCATATACCTTAG